One genomic region from Electrophorus electricus isolate fEleEle1 chromosome 23, fEleEle1.pri, whole genome shotgun sequence encodes:
- the LOC113567497 gene encoding zinc finger protein 335 isoform X7 has product MDSEEIEVESSSDVGHSGMEEPSESGMGMESSEAMSADSSDTATLPAQAPESDCHVGQSSEGLVVFIPETSSSTDVRGIHLPDSSSVAQSTSVSSVSTVTQSVLVSESAQVLVHSSAVSEGGMIVSDSTASTSSDLGSAIDKIIESTIGPDIMNGCIAVTSAEDDNAETTQYLILQGPDDGAPMVAQMSSSALSSRIAIETLADGPTSTCLDQADLSESLQGSLEPDQPDQPGHSGYPEHEDGSSSSSSSSSSSRPDQPEHSRYVECSGGGDDPDQTGEAHCIEFPGAEPDQAPRQSRFTSYTDDDPGESLRGYAAECSGTAHSPHPHYLVECSDGCLAEPRHSRYIDSSVDDGEPSRVSASERAGSMGEGLADASNSHLPDQMECSESQTGPYISSSGTYSANPEPEAAERWSPESGGSAGPREDDAVVVESGVAAGPGERAPDLAELEEMMEVVIVQQFKCKMCPYKSVSKDTLINHMRDKHFKPAGEPPKKRGRGRPRKSETLARQLAEVKKEEPQEEEEDDIMDAGAIDDPEEDSDYNPADEQLRPRASAHRPAPPSCSSSSSSTSRKRPRRMVGPPRKFLYPQSYTVTPVSQMSNTMDSQAPEEATSSGQESGTVSLSNGCAAEPGVSQSDSENKDPSSNTGPDDDEFFPRKRGRPSKRFLRKKYKKFLNRNKYYKSLKPLLRPHNCWICGSRFLSQEDLRFHVDSHEGNDPERFKCLKCSYRCKRWSSLKEHMFNHQGTKPYKCEICDYSSVYRKDVIRHSAVHNKDKRRKSDVSCDGAPQIPKVSEFPCPICHRVYPMQKRLTQHLKTHSTEKPHMCDKCGKSFKKRYTFKMHLLTHIQNCGNSMFKCEFCEITCSDKKQLLNHQLSHTNDKPFKCDYCKYSTSKEDFLVSHIAIKHTGEKPFSCDMCHFMTKHRKNLRLHMQCRHPDAFEEWSQAHPEEPVRRRRRPFFTLQQIEELKQQHESQALPSAIVSEPLDLQTIESLGNASVSQDALGNTTIIYEQAQSSDLSAQNALDLLLNVSNARELVGNSVQVAVLKSDGETLEAGSWPTTGQGTQGSSTQPQKVVTFHVSENGETTLVQEAFETVEGAAAEEGVGGEGGQEFTQIAISAYESTGEFSVVEQAVEGIHCTGTAYSMEENSADPPAVEGSGDSSAVPTPPKNHKDKFFLSSSLADGVLQQVELSSESPGSPTQSSSSQPQQPNPKRFSCRVCMESFHGRSDMENHKRAHVDPNTFKCPDCDFTAPSWPEVKAHMAMHAYLRPHKCPHCSFASKNKKDLRRHMMTHTNEKPFSCEVCGQRFNRNGHLKFHMERLHTQDPPPRKARAGTSQQTIIVNSDEEALATLQTLQAGQTVISPERLQQALGQEHIIVAQEQALSDQEEATYIQQITTVDGQTVQHLMTADNQVTEVQYIISQDGVQHLIPQEYVVVSNSNHIQMEDGQIAHIQYEHDGSFLQEQQIALSHDGQIQYFPISTEQQIVNPEDLEAAAHSAVTAVADAAMAQAQAVYATEATPEQLEQMQQQGIQYDVITFTEE; this is encoded by the exons GTGGAGAGCAGCAGTGATGTGGGTCATTCAGGGATGGAGGAGCCATCTGAGAGTGGCATGGGCATGGAGTCATCAGAGGCCATGTCTGCCGACAGCAGTGACACGGCAACACTCCCAGCCCAGGCCCCAGAGTCTGACTGCCACGTTGGACAGAGCTCAGAGGGCCTTGTG GTCTTTATTCCCGAAACAAGCTCCAGTACAGATGTGCGTGGGATCCACCTTCCAGATTCCTCCTCTGTTGCCCAGTCAACCAGTGTCTCCAGTGTCTCCACAGTGACCCAGTCAGTCTTGGTGTCAGAGTCTGCTCAGGTTCTAGTGCACTCCAGTGCTGTGTCTGAGGGAGGGATGATTGTTTCTGACTCAACAGCCTCCACCTCTTCAGACCTAGGCTCTGCCATTGACAAGATAATTGAGTCCACCATTGGGCCTGACATAATGAATG GGTGTATTGCAGTTACAAGTGCAGAAGATGACAATGCAGAGACCACACAGTATTTGATCCTGCAGGGACCAGATGATG GAGCTCCCATGGTTGCTCAGATGTCTTCCTCAGCACTGTCTAGCCGCATTGCCATCGAGACCTTGGCCGATGGGCCCACCTCCACCTGCCTGGATCAGGCAGACCTATCGGAGAGCCTGCAGGGCAGTCTGGAGCCCGACCAGCCCGACCAGCCAGGCCACTCCGGCTATCCGGAGCACGAGGAcgggagcagcagcagcagcagtagcagcagcagtagccGCCCCGACCAGCCAGAGCATTCACGCTATGTGGAGTGCAGTGGAGGGGGGGACGACCCCGACCAGACAGGCGAGGCACACTGCATCGAGTTCCCCGGAGCGGAGCCAGACCAGGCACCGCGCCAGTCCCGCTTCACCAGCTACACAGACGACGACCCAGGGGAGTCTCTACGTGGCTATGCGGCTGAGTGTAGCGGCACAGCCCACAGTCCCCACCCACACTACCTCGTGGAATGCAGCGACGGCTGCCTCGCAGAGCCCCGCCACTCACGTTACATCGACAGTAGCGTGGACGATGGTGAGCCCAGCCGTGTCTCTGCCTCGGAGCGGGCAGGCagcatgggggaggggctggcaGATGCCAGCAACTCCCACCTGCCTGACCAGATGGAGTGCAGCGAGAGCCAGACGGGGCCATACATCAGCAGCAGTGGCACCTACTCTGCGAACCCTGAGCCTGAGGCGGCGGAGCGCTGGTCACCTGAGTCAGGTGGGTCGGCAGGGCCCAGGGAGGATGATGCAGTCGTGGTGGAGTCCGGAGTGGCAGCAGGGCCTGGGGAAAGAGCACCAGACCTGGCTGAGCTCGAAGAGATGATGGAGGTGGTCATTGTACAGCAGTTCAAATGCAAGATGTGCCCATATAAAAGTGTGTCAAAAGACACACTTATTAACCACATGAGAGACAAGCACTTTAAACCTGCAG GTGAACCCCCAAAAAAGCGAGGGCGGGGACGGCCTAGAAAATCAGAAACGCTGGCCCGACAGCTAGCCGAAGTGAAGAAAGAAGAGccacaagaagaagaagaagatgacaTCATGGATGCGGGTGCCATCGATGATCCTGAAG AGGACAGTGATTATAACCCAGCGGATGAGCAGCTGAGGCCCAGAGCATCTGCACATCGGCcagcccctccctcctgctcttcctcttcctcctctacCTCACGAAAACGGCCTCGCCGGATGGTGGGCCCACCCCGCAAATTTCTTTATCCCCAGAGTTACACAG TGACGCCTGTGTCTCAGATGAGCAATACAATGGATTCTCAGGCTCCTGAAGAGGCCACTTCCTCTGGGCAGGAGAGTGGAACCGTTTCATTATCCAATGGGTGTGCTGCGGAACCAGgtgtcagccaatcagattcgGAGAACAAAGACCCCTCTTCAAACACAGGCCCAGATGATGATGAGTTTTTTCCAAGGAAGAGGGGACGACCATCAAAGAGGTTCCTACGCAAAAAGTATAAAAAGTTCCTAAATCGGAA CAAGTACTACAAATCCCTCAAGCCTCTGCTGAGACCTCATAACTGCTGGATCTGTGGCTCACGTTTCCTGTCTCAAGAAGACCTCAGATTCCATGTGGATTCTCATGAAGGCAATGATCCAGAACGTTTTAAGTGCCTGAAGTGCAGCTACCGTTGCAAACGTTGGTCTTCTCTCAAG GAGCATATGTTCAACCACCAGGGCACCAAGCCGTATAAGTGTGAAATCTGTGATTACTCGAGTGTCTACAGGAAGGATGTGATCCGACATTCTGCTGTTCACAACAAAGACAA GAGAAGGAAGTCCGATGTG TCTTGTGATGGTGCTCCGCAGATTCCGAAAGTGTCCGAGTTCCCGTGCCCGATCTGCCACCGTGTCTACCCCATGCAGAAGCGCCTCACGCAGCACTTgaagacacacagcacagaaaagCCTCACATGTGTGATAAG TGTGGGAAGTCCTTCAAGAAACGTTACACCTTCAAGATGCATCTTCTCACACATATCCAAAACTGTGGAAATAGCAT GTTTAAGTGTGAGTTCTGTGAGATCACATGCAGTGATAAGAAGCAACTCCTAAACCATCAACTATCCCACACCAATGACAAGCCATTTAAATGTGACTACTGCAAGTACTCTACAAGCAAAGAGGATTTCCTGGTGTCTCACATAGCAATCAAACACACTG GGGAGAAGCCCTTCTCCTGCGACATGTGCCACTTCATGACCAAGCACAGGAAGAATCTGCGGCTGCACATGCAGTGTCGCCACCCGGACGCCTTTGAGGAGTGGAGCCAGGCACATCCCGAAGAGCCCGTGAGGCGCCGCCGGAGGCCCTTTTTCACCCTGCAGCAGATCGAGGAGCTCAAGCAGCAGCACGAGAGCCAGGCCCTGCCGAGCGCCATC GTCTCAGAACCATTGGACCTACAAACCATCGAGTCCTTGGGCAATGCCTCCGTGTCCCAGGATGCATTGGGAAACACCACCATCATCTATGAGCAAG CCCAGTCATCAGATCTGTCTGCTCAGAATGCATTGGACTTGCTCCTGAATGTGAGCAATGCCCGAGAGTTAGTGGGAAACTCGGTCCAG GTGGCTGTGTTAAAGTCGGATGGCGAGACCCTGGAGGCTGGCTCGTGGCCCACCACAGGACAGGGGACGCAGGGCTCGTCCACGCAGCCGCAGAAGGTAGTCACGTTCCATGTGTCAGAGAATGGAGAAACAACTCTTGTGCAGGAGGCGTTTGAGACAGTGGagggagcagcagcagaggagggggtgggtggCGAAGGCGGCCAGGAGTTCACACAGATTGCCATCAGCGCCTATGAGAGCACTGGCGAGTTCAGTGTGGTGGAGCAGGCTGTTGAGGGCATCCACTGCACAGGCACTGCATATAG CATGGAGGAAAACTCTGCGGATCCTCCAGCCGTGGAGGGGAGCGGCGATTCTTCAGCTGTCCCCACCCCACCGAAAAATCACAAAGACAAGTTCTTCCTTAGCTCCAGCTTGGCCGACGGAGTGCTGCAGCAAGTGGAG CTAAGCAGTGAGAGCCCAGGCTCCCCGACACAGAGCTCCTCCTCCCAGCCCCAGCAGCCCAACCCCAAGCGCTTCTCCTGCCGCGTCTGCATGGAGTCCTTCCACGGCCGCTCAGACATGGAGAACCACAAGAGGGCGCACGTGGACCCCAACACGTTCAAATGTCCTGACTGTGATTTCACTGCTCCCTCTTGGCCTGAAGTCAAA GCTCACATGGCCATGCACGCATACCTGCGACCTCACAAATGCCCACACTGCAGCTTCGCTTCCAAGAACAAAAAAGACCTGCGACGCCATATGATGACGCACACTAATGAGAAACCTTTCTCATGTGAAGTCTGTGGCCAGAG GTTTAATCGGAATGGCCACCTGAAGTTTCACATGGAGAGGCTGCACACACAGGACCCTCCCCCTCGCAAGGCCCGAGCCGGCACCTCCCAGCAGACCATCATAGTGAACAGTGATGAGGAAGCCCTAGCCACGCTGCAGA CCTTGCAGGCAGGTCAGACAGTGATCAGTCCAGAACGACTGCAGCAGGCATTGGGCCAGGAGCACATAATAGTGGCACAGGAGCAGGCTTTGTCTGACCAG GAGGAGGCTACGTACATTCAGCAAATCACTACAGTGGACGGCCAGACTGTGCAGCACTTGATGACAGCAGATAATCAGGTTACAGAG GTCCAGTATATCATATCACAGGATGGCGTTCAGCACTTGATCCCACAGGAATACGTAGTGGTGTCCAATAGTAACCACATTCAG ATGGAGGATGGCCAGATAGCTCATATTCAGTATGAGCATGATGGTTCGTTCCTGCAGGAACAGCAG ATTGCTCTAAGTCACGATGGACAAATTCAGTATTTCCCCATCAGCACTGAGCAGCAGATAGTTAACCCAGAGGACTTAGAGGCTGCTGCCCACTCCGCTGTCACTG CTGTAGCTGATGCAGCCATGGCCCAGGCTCAGGCGGTTTATGCCACAGAGGCCACCCCGGAACAGCTGGAGCAGATGCAGCAGCAGGGCATCCAGTATGATGTCATCACCTTCACAGAGGAATAG
- the LOC113567497 gene encoding zinc finger protein 335 isoform X3, translating into MDSEEIEVESSSDVGHSGMEEPSESGMGMESSEAMSADSSDTATLPAQAPESDCHVGQSSEGLVVFIPETSSSTDVRGIHLPDSSSVAQSTSVSSVSTVTQSVLVSESAQVLVHSSAVSEGGMIVSDSTASTSSDLGSAIDKIIESTIGPDIMNGCIAVTSAEDDNAETTQYLILQGPDDGAPMVAQMSSSALSSRIAIETLADGPTSTCLDQADLSESLQGSLEPDQPDQPGHSGYPEHEDGSSSSSSSSSSSRPDQPEHSRYVECSGGGDDPDQTGEAHCIEFPGAEPDQAPRQSRFTSYTDDDPGESLRGYAAECSGTAHSPHPHYLVECSDGCLAEPRHSRYIDSSVDDGEPSRVSASERAGSMGEGLADASNSHLPDQMECSESQTGPYISSSGTYSANPEPEAAERWSPESGGSAGPREDDAVVVESGVAAGPGERAPDLAELEEMMEVVIVQQFKCKMCPYKSVSKDTLINHMRDKHFKPAGEPPKKRGRGRPRKSETLARQLAEVKKEEPQEEEEDDIMDAGAIDDPEEDSDYNPADEQLRPRASAHRPAPPSCSSSSSSTSRKRPRRMVGPPRKFLYPQSYTVTPVSQMSNTMDSQAPEEATSSGQESGTVSLSNGCAAEPGVSQSDSENKDPSSNTGPDDDEFFPRKRGRPSKRFLRKKYKKFLNRNKYYKSLKPLLRPHNCWICGSRFLSQEDLRFHVDSHEGNDPERFKCLKCSYRCKRWSSLKEHMFNHQGTKPYKCEICDYSSVYRKDVIRHSAVHNKDKRRKSDVSCDGAPQIPKVSEFPCPICHRVYPMQKRLTQHLKTHSTEKPHMCDKCGKSFKKRYTFKMHLLTHIQNCGNSMFKCEFCEITCSDKKQLLNHQLSHTNDKPFKCDYCKYSTSKEDFLVSHIAIKHTGEKPFSCDMCHFMTKHRKNLRLHMQCRHPDAFEEWSQAHPEEPVRRRRRPFFTLQQIEELKQQHESQALPSAIVSEPLDLQTIESLGNASVSQDALGNTTIIYEQAQSSDLSAQNALDLLLNVSNARELVGNSVQVAVLKSDGETLEAGSWPTTGQGTQGSSTQPQKVVTFHVSENGETTLVQEAFETVEGAAAEEGVGGEGGQEFTQIAISAYESTGEFSVVEQAVEGIHCTGTAYSSMEENSADPPAVEGSGDSSAVPTPPKNHKDKFFLSSSLADGVLQQVELSSESPGSPTQSSSSQPQQPNPKRFSCRVCMESFHGRSDMENHKRAHVDPNTFKCPDCDFTAPSWPEVKAHMAMHAYLRPHKCPHCSFASKNKKDLRRHMMTHTNEKPFSCEVCGQRFNRNGHLKFHMERLHTQDPPPRKARAGTSQQTIIVNSDEEALATLQTLQAGQTVISPERLQQALGQEHIIVAQEQALSDQEEATYIQQITTVDGQTVQHLMTADNQVTEVQYIISQDGVQHLIPQEYVVVSNSNHIQRKSSEEVYVLSQMEDGQIAHIQYEHDGSFLQEQQIALSHDGQIQYFPISTEQQIVNPEDLEAAAHSAVTAVADAAMAQAQAVYATEATPEQLEQMQQQGIQYDVITFTEE; encoded by the exons GTGGAGAGCAGCAGTGATGTGGGTCATTCAGGGATGGAGGAGCCATCTGAGAGTGGCATGGGCATGGAGTCATCAGAGGCCATGTCTGCCGACAGCAGTGACACGGCAACACTCCCAGCCCAGGCCCCAGAGTCTGACTGCCACGTTGGACAGAGCTCAGAGGGCCTTGTG GTCTTTATTCCCGAAACAAGCTCCAGTACAGATGTGCGTGGGATCCACCTTCCAGATTCCTCCTCTGTTGCCCAGTCAACCAGTGTCTCCAGTGTCTCCACAGTGACCCAGTCAGTCTTGGTGTCAGAGTCTGCTCAGGTTCTAGTGCACTCCAGTGCTGTGTCTGAGGGAGGGATGATTGTTTCTGACTCAACAGCCTCCACCTCTTCAGACCTAGGCTCTGCCATTGACAAGATAATTGAGTCCACCATTGGGCCTGACATAATGAATG GGTGTATTGCAGTTACAAGTGCAGAAGATGACAATGCAGAGACCACACAGTATTTGATCCTGCAGGGACCAGATGATG GAGCTCCCATGGTTGCTCAGATGTCTTCCTCAGCACTGTCTAGCCGCATTGCCATCGAGACCTTGGCCGATGGGCCCACCTCCACCTGCCTGGATCAGGCAGACCTATCGGAGAGCCTGCAGGGCAGTCTGGAGCCCGACCAGCCCGACCAGCCAGGCCACTCCGGCTATCCGGAGCACGAGGAcgggagcagcagcagcagcagtagcagcagcagtagccGCCCCGACCAGCCAGAGCATTCACGCTATGTGGAGTGCAGTGGAGGGGGGGACGACCCCGACCAGACAGGCGAGGCACACTGCATCGAGTTCCCCGGAGCGGAGCCAGACCAGGCACCGCGCCAGTCCCGCTTCACCAGCTACACAGACGACGACCCAGGGGAGTCTCTACGTGGCTATGCGGCTGAGTGTAGCGGCACAGCCCACAGTCCCCACCCACACTACCTCGTGGAATGCAGCGACGGCTGCCTCGCAGAGCCCCGCCACTCACGTTACATCGACAGTAGCGTGGACGATGGTGAGCCCAGCCGTGTCTCTGCCTCGGAGCGGGCAGGCagcatgggggaggggctggcaGATGCCAGCAACTCCCACCTGCCTGACCAGATGGAGTGCAGCGAGAGCCAGACGGGGCCATACATCAGCAGCAGTGGCACCTACTCTGCGAACCCTGAGCCTGAGGCGGCGGAGCGCTGGTCACCTGAGTCAGGTGGGTCGGCAGGGCCCAGGGAGGATGATGCAGTCGTGGTGGAGTCCGGAGTGGCAGCAGGGCCTGGGGAAAGAGCACCAGACCTGGCTGAGCTCGAAGAGATGATGGAGGTGGTCATTGTACAGCAGTTCAAATGCAAGATGTGCCCATATAAAAGTGTGTCAAAAGACACACTTATTAACCACATGAGAGACAAGCACTTTAAACCTGCAG GTGAACCCCCAAAAAAGCGAGGGCGGGGACGGCCTAGAAAATCAGAAACGCTGGCCCGACAGCTAGCCGAAGTGAAGAAAGAAGAGccacaagaagaagaagaagatgacaTCATGGATGCGGGTGCCATCGATGATCCTGAAG AGGACAGTGATTATAACCCAGCGGATGAGCAGCTGAGGCCCAGAGCATCTGCACATCGGCcagcccctccctcctgctcttcctcttcctcctctacCTCACGAAAACGGCCTCGCCGGATGGTGGGCCCACCCCGCAAATTTCTTTATCCCCAGAGTTACACAG TGACGCCTGTGTCTCAGATGAGCAATACAATGGATTCTCAGGCTCCTGAAGAGGCCACTTCCTCTGGGCAGGAGAGTGGAACCGTTTCATTATCCAATGGGTGTGCTGCGGAACCAGgtgtcagccaatcagattcgGAGAACAAAGACCCCTCTTCAAACACAGGCCCAGATGATGATGAGTTTTTTCCAAGGAAGAGGGGACGACCATCAAAGAGGTTCCTACGCAAAAAGTATAAAAAGTTCCTAAATCGGAA CAAGTACTACAAATCCCTCAAGCCTCTGCTGAGACCTCATAACTGCTGGATCTGTGGCTCACGTTTCCTGTCTCAAGAAGACCTCAGATTCCATGTGGATTCTCATGAAGGCAATGATCCAGAACGTTTTAAGTGCCTGAAGTGCAGCTACCGTTGCAAACGTTGGTCTTCTCTCAAG GAGCATATGTTCAACCACCAGGGCACCAAGCCGTATAAGTGTGAAATCTGTGATTACTCGAGTGTCTACAGGAAGGATGTGATCCGACATTCTGCTGTTCACAACAAAGACAA GAGAAGGAAGTCCGATGTG TCTTGTGATGGTGCTCCGCAGATTCCGAAAGTGTCCGAGTTCCCGTGCCCGATCTGCCACCGTGTCTACCCCATGCAGAAGCGCCTCACGCAGCACTTgaagacacacagcacagaaaagCCTCACATGTGTGATAAG TGTGGGAAGTCCTTCAAGAAACGTTACACCTTCAAGATGCATCTTCTCACACATATCCAAAACTGTGGAAATAGCAT GTTTAAGTGTGAGTTCTGTGAGATCACATGCAGTGATAAGAAGCAACTCCTAAACCATCAACTATCCCACACCAATGACAAGCCATTTAAATGTGACTACTGCAAGTACTCTACAAGCAAAGAGGATTTCCTGGTGTCTCACATAGCAATCAAACACACTG GGGAGAAGCCCTTCTCCTGCGACATGTGCCACTTCATGACCAAGCACAGGAAGAATCTGCGGCTGCACATGCAGTGTCGCCACCCGGACGCCTTTGAGGAGTGGAGCCAGGCACATCCCGAAGAGCCCGTGAGGCGCCGCCGGAGGCCCTTTTTCACCCTGCAGCAGATCGAGGAGCTCAAGCAGCAGCACGAGAGCCAGGCCCTGCCGAGCGCCATC GTCTCAGAACCATTGGACCTACAAACCATCGAGTCCTTGGGCAATGCCTCCGTGTCCCAGGATGCATTGGGAAACACCACCATCATCTATGAGCAAG CCCAGTCATCAGATCTGTCTGCTCAGAATGCATTGGACTTGCTCCTGAATGTGAGCAATGCCCGAGAGTTAGTGGGAAACTCGGTCCAG GTGGCTGTGTTAAAGTCGGATGGCGAGACCCTGGAGGCTGGCTCGTGGCCCACCACAGGACAGGGGACGCAGGGCTCGTCCACGCAGCCGCAGAAGGTAGTCACGTTCCATGTGTCAGAGAATGGAGAAACAACTCTTGTGCAGGAGGCGTTTGAGACAGTGGagggagcagcagcagaggagggggtgggtggCGAAGGCGGCCAGGAGTTCACACAGATTGCCATCAGCGCCTATGAGAGCACTGGCGAGTTCAGTGTGGTGGAGCAGGCTGTTGAGGGCATCCACTGCACAGGCACTGCATATAG CAGCATGGAGGAAAACTCTGCGGATCCTCCAGCCGTGGAGGGGAGCGGCGATTCTTCAGCTGTCCCCACCCCACCGAAAAATCACAAAGACAAGTTCTTCCTTAGCTCCAGCTTGGCCGACGGAGTGCTGCAGCAAGTGGAG CTAAGCAGTGAGAGCCCAGGCTCCCCGACACAGAGCTCCTCCTCCCAGCCCCAGCAGCCCAACCCCAAGCGCTTCTCCTGCCGCGTCTGCATGGAGTCCTTCCACGGCCGCTCAGACATGGAGAACCACAAGAGGGCGCACGTGGACCCCAACACGTTCAAATGTCCTGACTGTGATTTCACTGCTCCCTCTTGGCCTGAAGTCAAA GCTCACATGGCCATGCACGCATACCTGCGACCTCACAAATGCCCACACTGCAGCTTCGCTTCCAAGAACAAAAAAGACCTGCGACGCCATATGATGACGCACACTAATGAGAAACCTTTCTCATGTGAAGTCTGTGGCCAGAG GTTTAATCGGAATGGCCACCTGAAGTTTCACATGGAGAGGCTGCACACACAGGACCCTCCCCCTCGCAAGGCCCGAGCCGGCACCTCCCAGCAGACCATCATAGTGAACAGTGATGAGGAAGCCCTAGCCACGCTGCAGA CCTTGCAGGCAGGTCAGACAGTGATCAGTCCAGAACGACTGCAGCAGGCATTGGGCCAGGAGCACATAATAGTGGCACAGGAGCAGGCTTTGTCTGACCAG GAGGAGGCTACGTACATTCAGCAAATCACTACAGTGGACGGCCAGACTGTGCAGCACTTGATGACAGCAGATAATCAGGTTACAGAG GTCCAGTATATCATATCACAGGATGGCGTTCAGCACTTGATCCCACAGGAATACGTAGTGGTGTCCAATAGTAACCACATTCAG AGAAAAAGCTCTGAAGAGGTTTACGTTCTTTCTCAGATGGAGGATGGCCAGATAGCTCATATTCAGTATGAGCATGATGGTTCGTTCCTGCAGGAACAGCAG ATTGCTCTAAGTCACGATGGACAAATTCAGTATTTCCCCATCAGCACTGAGCAGCAGATAGTTAACCCAGAGGACTTAGAGGCTGCTGCCCACTCCGCTGTCACTG CTGTAGCTGATGCAGCCATGGCCCAGGCTCAGGCGGTTTATGCCACAGAGGCCACCCCGGAACAGCTGGAGCAGATGCAGCAGCAGGGCATCCAGTATGATGTCATCACCTTCACAGAGGAATAG